One segment of Yersinia kristensenii DNA contains the following:
- the hinT gene encoding purine nucleoside phosphoramidase, giving the protein MAEETIFSKIIRREIPADVVYQDELVTAFRDIAPQAPTHILIIPNILIPTVNDVTAEHEATLGRMITVAAKLAEQEGIAEDGYRLIINCNKHAGQVVYHIHMHLVGGRDLGSLLSHK; this is encoded by the coding sequence ATGGCCGAAGAAACGATTTTCAGCAAAATTATTCGCCGCGAAATCCCTGCCGACGTGGTTTACCAGGATGAACTGGTGACCGCGTTTCGTGATATCGCCCCACAGGCTCCCACCCATATCTTAATCATTCCTAATATTCTTATCCCAACTGTGAATGATGTCACGGCAGAACACGAAGCAACATTGGGTCGAATGATCACTGTGGCTGCTAAACTTGCAGAGCAGGAAGGTATTGCTGAAGATGGATATCGTCTGATTATCAACTGCAACAAGCATGCTGGGCAGGTGGTTTACCATATCCACATGCATTTGGTCGGTGGCCGTGATTTGGGGTCGTTGCTGTCACATAAGTAA
- a CDS encoding shikimate 5-dehydrogenase: protein MTRYLNKDTQVCISLAARPSNFGTRFHNFLYDALDLDYLYKAFTTTDLAAAIGGVRALGFRGCAISMPFKEAVIPMVDEMDTSALAINSVNTLVNTNGYLKAYNTDYIAIAQLLQRYQVPAKTVFALRGSGGMAKAVAFALKNAGFKQGFIIATNEKTGQQLAEQSGYPYQPDMQAIQADMLINATPVGMLGGKDADSMAFTEAEVERAKLIFDVVAMPTITPLISYAKAQEKTIITGAEVFAIQAVEQFVLYTGIRPDQALFEKAAAYARAQ, encoded by the coding sequence ATGACCCGCTACTTAAACAAAGACACCCAGGTGTGTATTTCTCTGGCCGCCAGACCCAGCAACTTTGGCACCCGTTTTCATAACTTTTTGTATGATGCTTTAGACCTCGATTATCTGTATAAGGCTTTTACCACCACTGATCTGGCCGCGGCGATTGGCGGTGTGCGGGCATTGGGCTTCCGGGGTTGTGCCATTTCAATGCCTTTTAAAGAGGCGGTTATCCCGATGGTTGACGAGATGGATACTTCTGCGTTAGCAATTAATTCAGTGAATACCTTGGTAAATACAAATGGTTATCTGAAAGCATATAACACCGACTATATTGCCATCGCGCAATTGTTACAGCGCTATCAAGTCCCGGCAAAAACCGTTTTTGCACTGCGGGGCAGTGGCGGAATGGCGAAAGCAGTGGCTTTTGCGCTAAAAAATGCGGGTTTTAAACAAGGGTTTATTATTGCGACTAATGAAAAAACTGGCCAGCAACTAGCTGAACAATCCGGTTACCCCTATCAGCCCGATATGCAGGCTATACAAGCGGATATGTTGATCAATGCCACGCCAGTGGGGATGCTGGGGGGTAAAGATGCCGATAGCATGGCGTTTACTGAAGCCGAGGTGGAGAGGGCGAAACTGATTTTTGATGTGGTGGCGATGCCAACAATTACCCCACTAATTAGTTATGCTAAAGCACAAGAAAAAACTATTATTACTGGTGCTGAAGTCTTTGCTATTCAGGCGGTTGAGCAATTTGTGTTGTATACAGGTATTCGCCCGGATCAAGCTTTGTTTGAAAAAGCAGCGGCTTATGCCCGCGCTCAATGA